The following coding sequences lie in one Cyanobacterium sp. Dongsha4 genomic window:
- a CDS encoding response regulator transcription factor, whose product MVCIAIIEGNPHLRSLLGWHLQQVGYIINQCGSIQQAKQNLANQSPTLVVLDSDLPDGDGFEFCQWLCQCHQPLILMLSAQTTEKDVVKGLKAGADDYLKKPFGMQEFLARVESLLRRFRTNNAPLSLDFGDLKIDLVQRRVEFRGQFIDLTPQEFSLLYVLSQAQGIPLSRSELLRKAWPEAIENQRTIDTHVLSLRKKIELDPRQPNVIQTVRNVGYRFNLEALQKQSYYLPSENITPSNNNHHSLNHNSHYSYNNNGRVFHDKVMGS is encoded by the coding sequence GTGGTTTGTATAGCAATTATAGAAGGTAATCCTCATTTGCGATCGCTCTTAGGATGGCATTTACAGCAAGTCGGCTATATAATCAACCAGTGTGGAAGTATTCAACAGGCAAAACAAAATTTAGCTAATCAATCACCAACTTTAGTTGTTTTAGATTCAGATTTACCCGACGGCGACGGATTTGAGTTTTGTCAATGGTTATGTCAGTGTCACCAACCCTTAATTCTGATGTTGTCAGCACAAACCACAGAAAAAGATGTTGTGAAAGGATTAAAAGCAGGGGCTGATGATTATCTGAAAAAACCTTTTGGAATGCAAGAGTTTTTAGCTAGAGTCGAATCCTTATTGCGTCGTTTTCGGACTAATAACGCTCCTTTAAGTCTTGATTTTGGTGATTTAAAAATAGATTTAGTACAAAGAAGAGTAGAGTTTCGAGGACAATTTATCGATTTAACACCCCAAGAATTTAGTCTTTTATATGTTCTTTCTCAGGCACAGGGAATTCCCCTCAGTCGCTCGGAATTATTGAGAAAAGCATGGCCAGAGGCGATCGAAAATCAAAGAACTATTGACACTCATGTGTTATCATTGAGGAAAAAGATAGAATTAGACCCTCGCCAACCAAATGTAATTCAAACAGTTAGAAATGTGGGTTATCGTTTTAATTTAGAAGCACTGCAAAAACAAAGTTATTATCTACCATCAGAAAATATTACCCCTTCTAACAATAATCATCATTCTCTAAATCATAATAGCCACTATTCTTATAATAATAATGGTCGAGTTTTTCATGATAAAGTAATGGGAAGTTAA
- a CDS encoding ABC transporter substrate-binding protein: MVQIKKLLKYIGLGLICCSLIIACSGNPSNQNTSNGSASENGRISIGTTLKARTLDPADSYETAGLNLIYNIAESLYTYKLGTTELVPLLAEAMPTISDDGLVYKIPLRQGVTFHDDTPFNAEGMKFSLDRFMQNGGKPSFLLSDTIREIQVTGEYELTITLYKPFSAFTALLAFPGACAVSPQNYTIGEGEFKPSELIGTGPYKLSAFNSDSVSLEIFENYWGEKPVNKGIDIQIYAGNSANLYNSFLTNAIDVAYQTFAPEQITTLLKESENGAFNVIEGSGTVVSYMVLNRNQPPLDQLNVRKAIALLMNRSLMIERVLQGQSEPLYSLIPTVFDSYQPVFQTENENDNIQQAKQLLTEAGYSPSNPAVVEVWYPSASKTRSGVASTLKAIADQQLEGIIQFVPSGVESATAFSNLGKGIYSSFLGDWYPDFLDADNYIQPFLQCVQGNETEGCLEGGAQTQGSFFYSEKMNELIDQQRQEEDLAKRKAIFAEIQNILAEEIPYIPLWQNKDYAFFHSNIEGVKINPSQQFPFWTIKNN, encoded by the coding sequence ATGGTACAAATAAAAAAATTATTGAAGTATATCGGTTTAGGATTAATTTGTTGCAGTTTGATAATTGCGTGTAGTGGAAATCCTAGTAATCAGAATACTTCCAATGGTTCAGCCTCGGAGAATGGTAGAATTAGTATCGGTACAACCTTAAAAGCGAGAACTTTAGACCCTGCAGACAGTTATGAAACAGCAGGATTAAATCTTATTTACAATATAGCGGAGAGTCTTTACACATATAAACTAGGGACGACAGAATTAGTACCCTTGTTAGCTGAAGCTATGCCTACTATTAGCGACGATGGTTTAGTTTATAAAATTCCCTTGAGACAGGGCGTTACATTCCACGACGACACGCCTTTTAATGCAGAGGGCATGAAATTTTCTTTAGATAGGTTTATGCAAAATGGTGGTAAACCATCATTTCTATTGAGTGATACTATCAGAGAAATTCAAGTAACGGGAGAGTATGAATTAACAATTACTCTTTATAAACCTTTTTCTGCTTTCACTGCTTTGTTAGCATTTCCCGGGGCGTGTGCTGTTTCCCCCCAAAATTATACCATTGGTGAAGGGGAATTTAAGCCTAGCGAATTAATTGGTACTGGCCCCTATAAATTAAGTGCTTTTAATAGCGATTCTGTCAGTTTGGAAATATTTGAGAATTATTGGGGAGAAAAACCTGTTAATAAGGGTATTGATATTCAAATTTATGCGGGAAATTCTGCCAATTTATACAATAGCTTTTTAACTAATGCCATTGATGTGGCTTATCAAACTTTTGCTCCTGAACAAATTACCACTTTGTTAAAAGAGTCCGAAAATGGTGCTTTTAATGTGATTGAAGGTTCTGGTACTGTGGTAAGTTATATGGTATTAAATCGTAATCAACCTCCTTTAGATCAGTTAAACGTTAGAAAAGCGATCGCACTTTTAATGAATCGTAGTTTAATGATTGAAAGGGTTTTACAGGGACAATCTGAACCTTTATATAGTTTAATCCCTACGGTATTTGACTCTTATCAACCTGTTTTTCAGACAGAGAATGAAAATGATAATATTCAACAGGCTAAACAATTATTAACAGAGGCAGGTTATTCTCCATCAAATCCTGCAGTTGTTGAAGTTTGGTATCCTTCTGCGTCTAAAACCCGTAGTGGGGTTGCTTCTACCTTAAAAGCGATCGCAGACCAACAATTAGAGGGTATAATCCAGTTTGTACCTAGTGGGGTAGAAAGTGCTACTGCTTTTAGTAATCTTGGCAAAGGGATTTATTCCAGTTTTTTAGGTGACTGGTATCCTGATTTTCTCGATGCAGATAACTATATCCAACCTTTTTTGCAATGTGTGCAAGGTAATGAAACAGAAGGATGTTTGGAAGGAGGAGCGCAAACTCAAGGCTCTTTTTTCTACAGTGAGAAAATGAATGAATTAATTGATCAACAAAGGCAAGAAGAGGATTTAGCTAAAAGAAAGGCAATATTTGCCGAAATTCAGAATATTTTAGCGGAGGAAATTCCTTATATACCCCTTTGGCAAAATAAAGATTATGCTTTTTTCCATAGCAATATTGAAGGGGTGAAAATTAATCCTAGTCAACAGTTTCCTTTTTGGACAATTAAAAATAATTAA
- a CDS encoding ArsJ-associated glyceraldehyde-3-phosphate dehydrogenase: MRIGINGFGRIGRLALRAGWGNPNLEFVHINELKGGVETAAHLLEFDSVHGRWHKSPTIEHEKICIDSQYISFSSYATPQEVPWQDLGVDLVIESSGKFRTPETLNSYFENGVKKVVVAAPVKENALNVVVGVNDYLYNPEKHHLLTAASCTTNCLAPVVKVIHEGLGIKHGVITTIHDVTNTQTVVDAPHKDLRRARSCLQSLIPTTTGSATAIVLIYPELQGKLNGIAVRVPMLNASLTDCVFEVNRKTTVVEVNQLLKEASETAPLKGILGYEERPLVSIDYKDDARSSIIDALSTMVIDDTQVKILAWYDNEWGYSNRLIELVNKIAN, translated from the coding sequence ATGCGCATTGGTATTAATGGCTTTGGCAGAATTGGTAGATTAGCATTAAGGGCTGGTTGGGGTAATCCAAACCTTGAATTTGTCCATATTAACGAACTAAAAGGGGGTGTTGAAACGGCCGCTCATTTGTTGGAATTTGACTCGGTGCATGGACGTTGGCATAAATCCCCTACCATAGAACATGAGAAAATATGTATTGATAGTCAATATATTTCTTTCAGCAGTTATGCTACCCCTCAAGAAGTACCTTGGCAAGATTTGGGGGTGGATTTAGTCATCGAAAGTTCAGGTAAATTTCGTACCCCAGAAACCCTTAACTCCTACTTTGAAAATGGTGTGAAAAAAGTTGTTGTTGCCGCACCAGTGAAGGAAAATGCTCTTAATGTTGTAGTAGGAGTAAATGATTATCTCTACAATCCTGAAAAACATCATCTTTTAACTGCCGCTTCTTGTACTACAAACTGTTTAGCCCCTGTGGTAAAAGTAATTCATGAGGGTTTAGGTATCAAACACGGGGTTATCACTACTATTCACGATGTCACCAATACTCAAACCGTTGTGGATGCACCTCATAAAGATTTGAGAAGGGCGAGGTCTTGTTTACAATCTCTTATTCCTACCACTACGGGGTCAGCAACTGCGATCGTACTTATTTATCCTGAGTTACAAGGAAAATTAAACGGCATAGCCGTCAGAGTGCCGATGTTAAATGCTTCCTTAACGGATTGTGTTTTTGAAGTCAATCGTAAAACTACCGTAGTTGAAGTTAATCAACTATTGAAAGAAGCCTCAGAAACCGCCCCTTTAAAAGGCATTTTAGGTTATGAAGAACGCCCATTGGTTTCAATAGATTACAAAGACGATGCGCGATCGAGTATTATCGATGCCCTTTCCACCATGGTAATTGATGACACCCAAGTGAAGATTTTAGCTTGGTATGACAACGAATGGGGTTATTCAAATCGTCTTATTGAATTAGTTAATAAAATAGCAAATTAA
- the cobO gene encoding cob(I)yrinic acid a,c-diamide adenosyltransferase codes for MNNSITTEDYKKKMQRRKEIQDKRLANMKSEKGLIIVNTGDGKGKTTAALGMVMRSLGHGYKVAIIQFIKGAWEPAEKEVLEKWSGQLEFYAMGEGFTWETQDREKDIFMANKAWEKAIEFILNPDYKLVLLDEINIALKLDYLNLEEVLKTLQQKPQDSHVILTGRGAKKELIEMADLVTEMKLIKHPFKEQGIKAQPGIEF; via the coding sequence ATGAATAACTCAATTACCACAGAAGATTATAAAAAAAAGATGCAACGCCGTAAAGAAATTCAAGATAAACGGTTAGCAAATATGAAATCAGAAAAAGGTTTAATTATTGTCAATACAGGAGATGGAAAAGGAAAAACAACGGCGGCTTTGGGTATGGTAATGCGCAGTTTAGGTCATGGTTATAAGGTTGCTATTATACAGTTTATTAAAGGAGCGTGGGAACCTGCCGAGAAAGAAGTATTAGAAAAATGGTCTGGGCAATTAGAGTTTTATGCTATGGGAGAAGGCTTTACATGGGAAACTCAAGATCGAGAAAAAGATATTTTTATGGCAAATAAAGCATGGGAAAAAGCTATAGAATTTATCTTAAATCCTGACTATAAATTAGTATTATTAGATGAGATTAATATTGCTCTAAAATTAGATTATTTAAACTTAGAAGAAGTGTTAAAAACTTTACAACAAAAACCTCAAGATAGTCATGTTATCTTAACAGGAAGAGGTGCAAAAAAAGAGCTGATAGAAATGGCTGATTTAGTAACAGAAATGAAGTTAATTAAACACCCATTTAAAGAGCAAGGAATTAAAGCACAACCCGGCATCGAATTTTAA
- a CDS encoding HhoA/HhoB/HtrA family serine endopeptidase: protein MRISKSIGQFASHLTAIIVGVALTFSGMSHLSAQTLVNDGIVAQIPTTITEDSFVARAVEKTGNSVVRIDTEKTVTRSFDPFFDDPFFRQFFGDQFRNTVPRERVVTGLGSGFIIDNNGVILTNAHVVSGADRVTVTLKDGRSFQGEVKGADEVTDLAVVKINSQGQSLPVASLGNSDQVKVGDWAIAVGNPVGLDNTVTLGIISTLNRPSSEVGILDKRIDFLQTDAAINPGNSGGPLLNAQGEVIGINTAIRADAMGIGFAIPINKAKQLQGTLVAGKEVPHPYVGIQMVNITPELARKNNQDPNTTFLIPEVEGVLVMRVLPNTPAEAGGMRRGDVIIKVDNQAIKDANQLQKLVENTSINQSLRFTVIRNQQQLQLSLKTAQMRTQQ, encoded by the coding sequence ATGAGAATTTCTAAGTCTATTGGTCAATTTGCCTCCCATTTAACAGCTATTATCGTGGGAGTTGCTCTGACATTTTCAGGAATGAGTCATTTAAGTGCCCAAACGTTGGTTAACGATGGAATAGTTGCACAAATTCCTACCACCATCACAGAAGATAGTTTTGTAGCACGAGCAGTAGAAAAAACAGGTAATTCAGTCGTACGTATCGATACAGAAAAAACAGTAACAAGGTCGTTTGATCCTTTTTTCGATGATCCCTTTTTCCGTCAATTTTTCGGCGATCAATTTCGTAATACCGTTCCCAGAGAAAGAGTTGTGACGGGATTAGGTTCTGGCTTTATCATTGATAATAATGGAGTAATTTTGACTAATGCTCATGTGGTAAGTGGAGCAGATAGGGTCACAGTCACTCTCAAAGATGGGCGCAGTTTTCAAGGAGAAGTTAAAGGTGCTGATGAGGTAACAGATTTAGCGGTGGTAAAAATTAATTCTCAAGGGCAAAGTTTACCTGTAGCATCTTTAGGTAATTCTGATCAAGTTAAAGTAGGAGATTGGGCGATCGCAGTTGGAAACCCTGTTGGTTTGGATAATACCGTAACTTTAGGGATTATTAGTACCTTAAATCGTCCTTCTTCAGAAGTGGGTATTCTCGATAAAAGAATTGATTTCTTGCAAACCGATGCCGCCATTAACCCCGGTAATTCAGGAGGCCCCCTTTTAAATGCCCAAGGAGAAGTCATAGGTATTAACACAGCTATTCGTGCTGATGCCATGGGAATTGGATTTGCCATCCCCATTAATAAGGCTAAACAGTTACAGGGAACATTAGTGGCAGGAAAAGAAGTACCTCATCCTTATGTCGGTATTCAGATGGTAAATATTACCCCAGAATTAGCCAGAAAAAATAATCAAGATCCCAATACGACTTTTTTAATTCCCGAAGTAGAAGGAGTTTTAGTCATGAGAGTTCTACCAAACACCCCTGCAGAAGCTGGAGGAATGCGTCGAGGAGATGTCATCATCAAAGTGGATAATCAAGCCATCAAAGATGCTAACCAATTACAAAAATTGGTAGAAAACACCAGTATTAATCAAAGTCTTCGTTTTACCGTCATTCGTAATCAACAACAATTACAATTGAGCTTAAAAACAGCACAAATGAGAACTCAGCAATAA
- the arsJ gene encoding organoarsenical effux MFS transporter ArsJ — MDNNIKNYALVTSAYWGYTVTDGALRMLVLLHFNKLGFTPIEIAFLFLFYEIFGIVTNFLGGWIGSQFGLRLTLYGGIGLQIFALVMLGLINPNWAIWFQVTYVMTSQAFSGIAKDLTKMSSKSAVRLVVPKEAESKLFKWVAILTGSKNALKGIGFFVGATLLQLFGFEKALFYQAAVLFIIFLSGRFLPKNLGKIKAKVKFKQLFSKSKAINILSAARFFLFGARDIWFVVALPVFFRTELGWSFIQVGTYMACWVIGYGIVQSLSPIILRQNQEGKAPQGKTIQIWTSILTIIPAAIALAFMAGFPPQIVITGGLIIFGIVFAFNSAVHSYLVLAYTEDDDVALNVGFYYMANSGGRLLGTITSGIVYQTMGIEGCLWFSSVFVLVAALVSTKLPPVRALDSGNELTHET, encoded by the coding sequence ATGGATAATAATATAAAGAATTATGCCCTCGTAACCTCCGCCTATTGGGGTTATACCGTCACTGATGGGGCATTAAGAATGTTGGTTTTACTACACTTTAATAAACTCGGTTTTACTCCCATAGAAATTGCTTTCTTATTCCTTTTTTATGAAATTTTTGGCATTGTCACTAACTTTTTAGGAGGTTGGATTGGCTCACAATTTGGCTTAAGATTAACCCTTTATGGTGGTATTGGTTTACAGATTTTTGCCCTAGTTATGTTAGGTTTAATTAATCCGAATTGGGCAATTTGGTTTCAGGTTACTTACGTCATGACATCCCAAGCCTTTTCAGGAATTGCAAAGGATTTGACGAAGATGAGTTCAAAAAGTGCCGTGCGTTTAGTTGTGCCTAAAGAAGCAGAATCAAAGCTATTTAAGTGGGTAGCAATCCTTACTGGTTCAAAAAATGCGTTAAAAGGAATTGGCTTTTTTGTGGGGGCAACTTTACTACAATTATTCGGTTTTGAAAAGGCATTATTTTATCAAGCGGCGGTTTTATTTATCATCTTTTTAAGTGGTAGGTTTTTACCGAAAAATTTGGGCAAAATTAAAGCAAAGGTTAAATTTAAACAGTTATTTTCTAAGAGTAAAGCCATTAATATTTTATCCGCCGCCAGATTTTTTTTATTTGGTGCAAGAGATATATGGTTTGTCGTTGCTTTACCCGTATTTTTTCGCACAGAATTGGGTTGGAGTTTTATCCAAGTAGGTACTTATATGGCTTGTTGGGTAATTGGTTACGGTATCGTACAATCTTTGTCTCCAATAATTCTAAGACAAAATCAAGAAGGCAAAGCCCCTCAAGGAAAAACTATCCAAATTTGGACTTCTATTTTAACTATTATACCAGCCGCGATCGCACTTGCATTTATGGCAGGTTTTCCGCCCCAGATTGTGATTACAGGAGGTTTAATTATCTTTGGAATCGTCTTTGCCTTTAACTCGGCGGTGCATTCTTATCTAGTGTTAGCCTATACAGAAGATGATGACGTTGCCTTAAACGTAGGCTTTTATTATATGGCAAACTCTGGAGGGCGTTTACTTGGTACAATTACCTCTGGTATCGTTTACCAAACTATGGGTATTGAAGGTTGTTTATGGTTTTCCAGTGTATTTGTCTTGGTTGCGGCTTTAGTCTCGACAAAATTGCCTCCAGTTAGAGCTTTAGATAGTGGGAATGAATTAACACATGAGACGTAA
- a CDS encoding M15 family metallopeptidase — protein sequence MDEIPVAQRKINTTPQNKPFPFSIFLVLGSAIITMSLFWLFSQTQSSQSQQQDTPSVTASETIPENIATTENNPSSSDTVKIPENILGHLGYKQAPVSELKSITADGRIKLRAKAAEKFLQMQSDARRNGIILVAISGFRTIDEQEYLFFNIKEQRKQETSKRAEVSAPPGYSEHHTGYAVDIGDGNAPATNLNTNFEQTAAFRWLEANAAKYSFELSFPEDNLQGISYEPWHWRFVGDTHSLETFYKARELKTNLQPQM from the coding sequence ATGGATGAGATACCCGTTGCCCAAAGAAAAATTAATACTACGCCTCAGAATAAGCCTTTCCCATTTAGTATTTTCTTGGTTTTGGGAAGTGCAATCATTACCATGTCTCTTTTTTGGTTATTTTCTCAAACTCAATCATCTCAATCTCAGCAACAAGATACCCCGTCAGTAACCGCCTCAGAAACAATCCCAGAAAATATAGCCACTACTGAAAATAATCCTTCTTCGTCAGATACGGTTAAAATACCAGAAAACATCCTCGGACATTTAGGCTATAAACAAGCACCTGTGAGCGAGTTAAAATCTATTACAGCCGATGGTAGAATCAAGTTGAGAGCAAAAGCCGCAGAGAAATTTTTACAAATGCAGTCTGATGCGAGGAGAAATGGTATTATCTTGGTAGCTATTTCAGGATTCAGAACCATTGATGAGCAAGAATATCTATTTTTCAATATCAAAGAACAAAGAAAACAGGAAACCTCAAAACGGGCCGAAGTAAGTGCGCCTCCGGGTTATAGTGAACATCATACTGGTTATGCGGTAGATATTGGAGATGGAAATGCTCCTGCAACAAATCTAAACACTAATTTTGAACAAACAGCCGCTTTTCGTTGGTTAGAAGCTAATGCGGCGAAATATAGCTTTGAGTTATCTTTTCCTGAAGATAATTTACAAGGAATTAGTTATGAGCCTTGGCATTGGCGCTTTGTAGGGGATACCCATAGCTTAGAAACCTTTTATAAAGCCCGTGAATTAAAGACTAATTTACAACCGCAAATGTAA
- a CDS encoding cobyrinate a,c-diamide synthase produces MGIIIAGERSGVGKTTITLALLSWLTRLGKSIQSFKVGPDYIDPMFHTAITGKSCRNLDPILTSPDYVKWCFDYYTQDKDIAIVEGVMGLFDGVPNSQNAHYGSTAYIAKLLNLSVILTLDCSKISSSISAIASGYINFDPEVKIVGVILNKVASEKHLSLLKVGLEKLNIPIMGVWFKHQKIELPSRHLGLIPTEEVTQHQQIFQQLGELAKQNINWQLLNQYLYSDKLTKKVNYFLFKNNNKYPLKIAIAKDKSFNFYYQDNLDILKYLGIELIEVSPLEDKNLPSDIHGIYLGGGFPEIFASQLSENKSFQTSIKKKIENGIPTYAECGGMMYLSAGIEDFRGDKWEMVGILPHFTVMSNKLTIGFRQVKTLIANDFININQTLMGHEFHRAVDSFQPTPYQIDKSSAPMLELKDYYTQKIISYQGWQRYNVFGSYLHLHFGELIPQLETFLQGCLSWRDRAKNRL; encoded by the coding sequence ATGGGAATAATCATTGCTGGTGAAAGAAGTGGAGTCGGTAAAACAACAATTACTTTAGCGTTATTGTCATGGTTAACTCGTCTAGGGAAGTCTATACAATCTTTTAAAGTGGGTCCTGATTATATTGATCCTATGTTTCACACTGCAATTACCGGTAAATCGTGTCGTAATCTTGATCCAATTTTAACCTCCCCAGACTATGTTAAATGGTGCTTTGATTATTATACTCAGGATAAAGATATTGCCATTGTTGAAGGCGTAATGGGTTTATTTGATGGAGTTCCTAACTCTCAGAATGCACATTATGGTAGCACAGCCTATATTGCTAAACTATTAAATTTATCTGTAATTTTAACTCTTGATTGTAGTAAAATAAGCTCAAGTATAAGTGCGATCGCATCTGGATATATAAATTTTGATCCAGAAGTGAAAATAGTAGGAGTAATTCTAAATAAAGTTGCCAGTGAAAAACATTTATCTTTATTAAAAGTGGGACTAGAAAAACTAAATATTCCTATCATGGGGGTATGGTTTAAGCATCAAAAAATCGAGTTGCCATCAAGACACTTAGGTTTAATTCCCACAGAAGAAGTAACTCAACATCAGCAAATATTTCAGCAGTTAGGTGAATTGGCAAAACAAAATATTAATTGGCAACTATTAAATCAGTATTTATATAGTGATAAATTAACAAAAAAAGTTAATTATTTTTTATTTAAAAATAATAATAAATACCCTCTCAAAATCGCCATTGCTAAAGACAAAAGTTTTAATTTTTACTATCAAGATAATTTGGATATATTAAAATATTTAGGTATCGAATTAATTGAAGTTAGTCCTTTAGAAGATAAAAATTTACCATCAGACATTCATGGCATTTATTTAGGAGGAGGATTTCCAGAAATATTTGCATCTCAGTTATCCGAAAATAAATCCTTTCAAACGAGTATTAAAAAGAAAATTGAAAATGGTATTCCTACTTATGCCGAGTGTGGTGGAATGATGTATTTATCGGCAGGAATTGAAGATTTTAGAGGAGATAAATGGGAAATGGTGGGTATTTTACCTCATTTTACTGTTATGAGTAATAAATTAACTATCGGTTTTAGACAAGTAAAAACTCTAATTGCCAATGATTTTATCAATATTAATCAAACATTAATGGGTCACGAATTTCATCGAGCAGTAGATAGTTTTCAACCAACACCCTATCAGATAGATAAATCATCTGCTCCCATGTTGGAACTCAAAGACTATTATACTCAGAAAATTATTTCCTATCAAGGATGGCAAAGATACAATGTTTTTGGTTCTTATTTACACCTTCATTTTGGCGAGTTAATACCTCAATTAGAAACATTTTTACAGGGTTGTTTAAGTTGGCGAGATAGAGCAAAAAATAGATTATAA
- a CDS encoding methyltransferase domain-containing protein, with protein MSYNVENSVLERYELGAKEHQPSLCCPTDYDQSYLAVIPEEIITKDYGCGDPTRYVNLGETVLDLGSGAGKNCYIIAQKVGKNGRVIGVDFNDEMLSLAQKYQSEIAHKIGYNNTAFMKGKIQDLQLPLNKIESYLNLHPIQNLSQLRNFEAECDRLRQEETLIKDNSIDVVISNCVLNLVKTEDKKQLFAEIYRVLKKGGRAVISDIVCDEDLPPEIINDPELWSGCIAGAFREDLFLEMFAEAGFYGIEILTRQDSPWQVINGIEFRSLTVRAYKGKEGECLERNQAIIYKGPWKKVEDDDGHTFYRGERMAVCDKTFQIMTQENSPYSSSIIGINPLEEISLEKAQNFNCNSDIKRDPKITKGSFYQENKIINKKQSCC; from the coding sequence ATGAGTTATAATGTAGAAAATTCTGTACTAGAAAGATATGAGTTAGGAGCAAAAGAACATCAACCTAGTTTATGCTGTCCAACAGATTATGATCAATCTTATTTAGCTGTTATTCCTGAAGAAATTATCACGAAAGATTATGGGTGTGGCGATCCTACTCGTTATGTTAATTTAGGAGAAACGGTTTTAGATTTAGGTTCAGGAGCAGGGAAAAACTGTTATATTATCGCTCAGAAAGTAGGAAAAAATGGACGAGTAATCGGGGTAGATTTTAATGATGAGATGTTAAGTTTAGCTCAAAAATATCAATCAGAAATAGCTCATAAAATTGGCTATAATAATACTGCTTTTATGAAAGGAAAAATTCAAGATTTACAGTTACCTTTAAACAAAATTGAATCTTATTTAAACCTTCATCCTATTCAGAATTTATCACAATTAAGAAACTTTGAAGCAGAGTGCGATCGCCTCCGTCAAGAAGAAACTTTAATTAAAGATAATTCTATTGATGTTGTGATTTCTAACTGTGTTTTAAATTTGGTCAAAACAGAAGATAAAAAACAATTGTTTGCAGAAATTTATCGAGTGTTAAAAAAAGGTGGTAGAGCAGTTATTTCAGATATAGTTTGTGATGAAGATTTGCCTCCAGAAATTATCAATGATCCTGAATTATGGAGTGGATGTATTGCTGGTGCTTTTAGAGAAGATTTATTTTTAGAAATGTTTGCAGAAGCAGGATTTTATGGCATCGAAATACTAACAAGACAAGATTCTCCTTGGCAAGTAATTAATGGCATCGAATTTCGCTCATTAACAGTTAGAGCTTATAAAGGTAAAGAGGGAGAGTGTTTAGAAAGAAATCAAGCAATTATTTATAAAGGTCCTTGGAAAAAAGTTGAAGACGATGATGGACATACTTTTTACAGAGGAGAAAGAATGGCGGTTTGTGATAAAACTTTTCAGATTATGACCCAAGAAAATAGTCCTTATTCTTCATCCATAATAGGTATTAATCCTTTAGAAGAAATTTCTTTAGAAAAGGCTCAAAATTTTAATTGTAATAGTGATATTAAACGTGATCCCAAAATAACTAAAGGAAGTTTTTATCAAGAAAATAAAATTATTAATAAAAAGCAAAGTTGTTGCTAA
- a CDS encoding DUF1269 domain-containing protein, with the protein MSHLIAIAYDDIFKAEEVRLTLAKLQREHLIELEDAAVVVKNAEGKVKLKQAINLTAAGATSGGFWGLLIGTLFLVPLFGAAVGAATGAIGGALSDIGVDDEFMRELGETLCPDTSALFILIKKVTPDKVLDEVSKYGGKILRTSLSKDDEEQLQEVLNNRGVLPLDESAMS; encoded by the coding sequence ATGAGTCATTTAATTGCGATCGCCTATGATGATATATTCAAGGCAGAAGAAGTAAGACTAACCCTCGCAAAACTACAAAGAGAACATTTAATCGAATTAGAGGATGCGGCAGTAGTAGTCAAAAATGCAGAAGGAAAAGTCAAACTTAAACAAGCCATTAACTTAACCGCCGCAGGGGCAACCAGTGGAGGTTTTTGGGGTTTATTAATTGGAACATTATTCTTAGTGCCTTTATTTGGTGCGGCGGTAGGTGCGGCAACAGGTGCGATCGGTGGTGCATTGAGTGACATTGGTGTAGATGATGAATTTATGCGTGAATTAGGGGAAACTTTATGCCCCGATACCTCTGCATTATTTATCTTGATAAAAAAAGTCACTCCAGATAAGGTTTTAGATGAAGTAAGTAAATATGGTGGCAAGATTCTTCGTACTTCTCTCAGTAAAGATGATGAAGAACAATTACAAGAAGTATTAAATAATCGTGGGGTTTTACCCTTAGATGAGTCCGCAATGTCGTAA